TGCCGGTGCAAGTGCGATGGCCAGGCCGTTAATTTCATCTATCGGTGGATCAAGGTTGGAGCGAAATAGAGTTCCTATGTGAAGACTTAGCCCGTCAATCGTCCGGCCTTCTGATCGTATATTCCCGAAACTTAACCCGGAGCCTAAAGTTGTGGTTCCCAAACCTGCTGAGGCATCATCTACGAAGAGGAAAAAAAGGAGCAGTAATGAGAAAAAAGATTTGTGCATAGAATCCTATTCAGTATGATGAATTTGGACAGTATTTCATATTGAGGCTGAATTCACAAGGCCGCTTTGAACATGCGATGCGGGTTCAAGGAACGACGATACGGTCACTCGCTCTCCTTCTGGGGTTCCCTTTTTGGGCTTTCCGCCGAAGCAGAAATGACTGCCCGCTGATCCGTTCGTAGAAGTTGGAAAAAGCTTGATGGGCCTCGGCCCGATCATCTGAAAACACTCCTTCTTCAAGTGAATCCTTTAGTTTTATTTGTACGATCACTTTTTCGGCATTGATGAGACGTTTCAGAAACACATCATCAATTTCATAGTGTTTTGAGGAAGAAGATATTGATAGGCCAAAGAAATTTCCACTCACTGACCCCGGGTCGGTATTCACTCGTATTCGTTCATCGGTTGAAGAAAAAGTAACCACAGCACCATCGATCTGGAACAGAAGGCTTGGTTCTTTTGAAAATAAGCGGATACCAGGGACATGGGCGATAAGAATGATCCTCCCCTCCGGCATATTGGTCCGCCTGTAAAGGCTTAAACTGATCGTGGTGCTATAGGTCCAGACAGGGCCGACGGAGACCTCTGTTGCATCAAGAAGCGAAGATTTGGTTTCCTTGACGTGCCACGGAATCGGGGCACAGGCAGTCAATGTGAATAACAATAGAAATACGGAGAGTTTCTTCATCTCTTCGCATTATAGTGCAGCGCTTCATAGAATGAAATATAAAAAGAGATTCCATGGAGGAGAGAAATATAGACAGAGAGGTCTCCAGGCATTAAAGAACTCCATCCTGGACGGAAGGGAAGTGCGTTCGCTATTTATGTTCTCAATCAAGCAGGGTCATGATGACTGTAGTCCTCCTTCAATCACACCCCATTCGTCAGTAAGCCCACATTTGCATCGAATCCGAGCTTTGAAAAAAGAGTCGAAGGGGTCCGTGGCGATACTAATGCTCAGGGGGCCGCACTTACACCGTCCCATTCCGGACTGAATATATTCAGATACCTTTTGTTTTATTTTTTCTTGTGCTTCGAGTGAAATTTCGGTAAACCATTTATACTGGTCTTCCATCAATCCATATCTCATCAGCCACGAAGGTTTAGGCGCATAGAATGCTACCTGACTTGATAATATTTTACCATAATTTTACTATCCATCATACTATAACGACAGACTCAAGATCGGTGATTGGATCTTGGGATAAACCGTTAAGTCGCCTGAAAGACAAGTCCAGAGGCCTTAAGGACGAGCGAGGCGTACTTACCTGTACGGTGAGGAGTCTGTTATAACGACGTAATTTCAGCCGAATGGGTCTCGCGCCAGCCATCCGCGATTTCTAATTCCGAAATCGCGGAATTAGGGACAGAAGAGACTTCCTTTAAAGAGCGGAAAGATATTGAAGAGAAGGCCTGATGGCTTGGCACCGCTTATTGGACAGCCTTATGCTGCCATCATTGGAGAACCTCGCTCCAGAGGGGTGAGGACTCTCTTTCCCAAAAGGAAGCTTTCGTTCCATATTTACTCGCTCACCCAATCCCGCTCGGAAGAACGGGGATTGCGCTCGCCATTATGTATTATGCGGGCAGGGCGATTCGCAGATAGAGACGCGTGGGCACCTGAGTTTTTGTAAAGATATTGTTCGGCAAGTGGAGGTTGTAGGTCTGACCTTCATAAATCGCAAAATATCTATTTACACCTTCCACTTCATGGGCATACTCAAAATTCCATACACTTGATGCCGTCGCTGGTTTGATTCTCTCCCCGCGAAAACCAATTCTTCGGACGGCTTTGTAGCCCTTCCCTATCGAGACGAGAATACGGTCTGGAAGTTCACGGTCAGGGAGAGGTGGAAGCATGAAAAGCGGTGCGTAAAGATCAGGAAAAACCGGTTCAGGTTCCTGGGCAATATCCAGCCTCGTTTTGCTAATATTCACATGGTATACAAATTCATTGATAACGGGCTCTACCCAATCTTTCTCGAAACCGTCAAAACGGATACATCGGTACATAAGCTTCTCATTTTGTCGTTATTTTTATACTGTCATAAATAATATTAATAGAGAATATTCATGATAACAATAGGTTCTATGAGGAAATCGGTGAATTATTACTTATTTTGTGAGAATTTAGCCTGCAACGATTGTACTTAAAGGCAAGAGACAAGTCGTGATGAACCAAAAGATGTGTGCCCCTCTCTGATTGACTTGTACGGTACCTCAAGTTGGATTTACTGGAGTTCTTGTCTTACAACTTTTCATGTTTTCTTTCCAGGTTTATGGCTTGGAGCCGAAAAATTTAAATATTATTGAAACAAATATTTAAATTGCCTTTATTTCTTGACAGATCAGGCTGAGGCGATATCTTTAAGTAATATAATCGACACAAATCAATTTTTCTTCTCAGGAGCATAATGAAAGTTAAAACACTGATTATTGGAAATGGTGACTACGAATCAAAGCAGGTCAAACGCTTGTTTGATGAGATGGGAAATGAAGCTGTTCTGGCCGCATCCGGTCGCCAGGGGATGCAGATTGCTTCAGCGCAACATCCTGATCTGATCATATTGGATCTGGCTTTGCACGACATCTCAGCCATCGAAGTCTGCAGGTGGGCAAAATTAAACATGCTGACCAAGAAAGTTCCTATTATCATGTTAGGGGGGAAGAAGGAGATCAAAGAGCGGATTGTCTGTATAAAGGAAGGTGCAGTTGATTATATTGGAAAACCCGTTGATCAATTGGAAGTAAAAATCAGGTTCGATTCATTTGTTCGAGAAAAATTACTCAGCGATGCGCTCAAAATTAAAGAGATGGAATATAATGATCTTATTCTAAATGTGGACTCACTTGTCATTTTTGATCCTGTGACCGGACTTGTGGGCAAAGAACGTTTTCAATCGATCATCGCAAAAGAACTAAAGAGGGCGAGTCGCTATAAAAGTGCTTTTTCCTGCCTGATTATCGATGTTAATCAAGGAAATAAAGATAATGATTCATGCGGACAAGGGGTGAGCGACGTAGATTTGAAGGCGATTTCGGAAGCGATTAAAGAGCAGGTGCGGGCTGTAGACACCTTGGCCCGAAACGGGGAAAAAGGGTTTATGCTGCTTCTTACTGAGCAGGATCAAGGAACAGCTGTAATGATTGCGACAGCGATTGCGGAAAGAATCGGAAAGATTCCTTCAGAAAGAATCTCAACAAAAGAGAAAGAACTGTCAGTCTGTATCGGGATCTCCTCAATGCCCGATCAGGGAATCAAGCGGGCTCAAGGGATTATAATGTGCGCCGAGTATGCCCTTGACAAAGCAAAGAAAACGGGTGAAGGAAGGGTTCAATCTGCCCGGATGATGGAAGTCGAAAAGAATCCATGGCCAATGAAACGCCAAGAGGGTCTCCCAAAGGAGGAAACCTCTCCTCGTCAAGATAAGACCTTCTGCTAGAGGTCTGTCTCTGATCTGCCCATAATCAACAAAAAACTGTTCCCCGAGTATTCACTGGTTTTTAGAAATGAAATAAGCCATGATTGCAATGCCTCCTATAAACAGAAACATTTCAAGGACGACAACGTTCATTGAAAACACCCATTCGGGCAAAAACCTGACGATGGATTCATATTAATCGCTTCCACTCTTCATTCGTCAAAAACAATCTCAAAATCCGGTTCTGTCGCAAATATTGTCAAGGGACGTAAAAGTGCCTGAAATACTATTGCCTATGCGGCTAATGAGTAAAATTGTTGGGCGAAGGTCTGGTGTTGCCCGGCCCGTTGTTTCATCTGGCCCTTGTGAATCATATGAACTGTTTCAATACCCCCTAGGGTGATACTGGCACTTCGGAATGATTTGAATCGGAGCATGGGTCGTATTTTATTTTTGATGAAGTGGTGGTCTTGCTCGACAATATTATTGAGGTATTTGCACTGTCTGATCTTTATCCGTTTCCGGTTCTCCTGATTATATATTCTGATCCCTGCTTTGTTGGCCCCGCTCTTGTCGATGTTGATCTTGGAGGGTTTCTTCTGGAACTTTATCGCTTTCTTTAGAAATCTCAAAGCTGCCTTCCGATCCCGCTTTGCGGTGAGGATAAAGTCTATCGTCAGGCCTGCTTTATCGACTGCGCGGTATAAATACCTCCATTCCCCTTTGAGGGATACATAGGTCTCATCCATTCGCCAACTTAGGCCAATGGGGCTCTTCTTCTTTCTAAATTCTTTCTCAATGAAAGGAGTGAATTTCAAAACCCAGCGGTTAATGGTTGAGTGATCCACATCGACTCCACGTTCTTCCATCATCTCTTCGATGTGAAGATAACTCAAAGGATAAGCCAGATACCACCGGGTGCATAACAAAATAATTTCTTTCTCAAAATGACATCCTTTAAAACTCAGCATCAGAGCTCCAAAATCATTATTTGTTTCATGCCCCGGATGCTACTATGAAACCGTCGGGAATTACAATCCGAACTTTGCGACAGAACCGGTTTTTAGGGGTATTGATGCCTACGAAGAAGAGAAGAGAATTTAACGGATATTAAATTCGTCTATCACGTTTGTAAGATTCTAGTGCGCGCTCCTCAGCCTTTTTCTGAGATATCTGGGGCGCACGTCTGCGTTCATGATTGATTAATCTCCCAGCCTTGTCTTGGTCACCGCCACAAAATCTAAGTAATTCCGAATTAGGGTGAATACTATTTTTCTTGCCTCTAAGTGATCTGTTCCGGAACAGATCTATTGAGGAGATCACAATCAAAAGAAACAGAGCAAGAGATGATAATTGAATATAGACGGGCATCGCCATGAACGAGTCCAATGCTTGTCCAGTAAATTCTCGTAGTCCCATTTCGAGCCTGATATTACTTGGCAGTTTTTCTACCTAAAAAAAAGGCCCAAGGACTCCTTTTTTTGGAGTTACCATGGGCTGTTGGATGATTCAATCTATGTGGCCGAGAGCCTCAAGGCAAATTTTGTGACAAAGTTTCCCCCGATAGGAGTAATTTAGATGCGTTTTGTGCCTACACATTGCCTACATCTTAAAATATTGAATACTGATATGGTATTTGAAGTATTTTGTGAGTATTTGAAAATTAAGGTAAAAACTGGTGCGCCCAGAGAGATTCGAACTCCCGACCCCTTGATTCGTAGTCAAGTGCTCTATCCAACTGAGCTATGGGCGCGACCTGGTTTATGAGGCGAGGACATCTTTCAGGGTGATGGCAAAATTGTCATGTTCAAATGGATGCATGGTTGGAAAGAGTGAGAAGAGCCAGCCCTCAAAGAGTTCAACTCCTTTTTCAGTGATGACCACGTGTATCGCGGGATTTTTCAGTTCATTGGAAACCGAAGTGAAGACTGTTCCCTGGATAATCAAATCGGGCAGAAAAACACCGACCTTCACCTGAATCTCTGAACCGGGAACATTCCATATTTCTCCGAGGTTCACAGGATGTTCTGTGATCTCATGGGTCTTTTTATTTTCCAGCATAAGTTTAACGCTTTTCCATTTTCCCTTGACCATGTCCGGAATAATCACTTTTGCCCCGCTTAGGTCCGGTATGTCCGTATGTGCCCCTCCGCGGAGAGGCGGCGGGGTTGGACGATCTGAGTTTTGACCGGACAATGATGGGGGAAATGTGTCAGGAAGTTCGGTTCTTGCCTCATTCTTGTTACATGACGCAAGAATGACCAAAGCGAACAAAAGAACGACGATGGGTGTTTGTTTCATAATCTCCTCTTAACCTTTCTAAACTTGGCGGAGAGGCAGGGATTTGAACCCTGGGTAGAGGTTGAAGCCCCTACGGCGGTTTAGCAAACCGCTGCCTTAAGCCGCTCGGCCACCTCTCCTTAATTATGTCATGTCAGTATCTAGGTCTTTTTCCTAGAAATATTTTTGTTGTTACTCTGAGCCTTTGCTGTGGCTTATGGCGGAGGGGGTAGGATTCGAACCCACGACCCTTTCGGGTAACGGTTTTCAAGACCGCCGCCATAGGCCACTCGGCCACCCCTCCATTTTTTATTTAGACATAGGAAACATTCCTTCAACTGTCTTCAATGGCTTTAAGCCCTCCCATGTAAGCCCTGAGGCATTCCGGAATGAGAACCGAGCCGTCCGCTTGTTGATAGTTTTCCAGGAGGGCGACAACGGTTCGTCCAACCGCCAGTGCGGAGCCATTGAGTGTATGGAGGTGGGCGATTTTCCCCTCACGCGTGCGGTATCGAATTCGGGCGCGTCTCGCCTGAAATCCCTCGAAGTTGCTGCATGAAGAGATCTCTCGATACCTTCCCTGTGATGGAAGCCAGACCTCTATATCATATGTTTTTGCTGAAGCAAAACCAAGGTCACCTGTACAAAGCGATACCACCCGGTAGTGGAGTCCCAGTCTTTTTAAAACTTCTTCTGCATGAGACAGGAGTCTTTCCAGTAAATCATAGGATTCATCAGGAAAGGAAAAAGTGACCAATTCAACTTTATTAAATTGATGCTGTCTGATCAATCCACGGCTTTCATTTCCGTAAGTGCCGGCCTCCCTGCGAAAGCAAGGGGTGTAGGCGACGTAGGATAAAGGAAGCTGTGATTCCGTTAATGTTTCCGCCCGGTGGATATTGGTCAGAGGGACTTCGGCCGTCGGGATGAGGAAATAATCGTTATCTTTGAGCTGATAGAGGTCTTCTTCAAATTTCGGAAGCTGTCCGGTGGCGGTCATGCTCTCGCGGTTG
This genomic stretch from Candidatus Manganitrophaceae bacterium harbors:
- a CDS encoding DUF2155 domain-containing protein, with the translated sequence MKQTPIVVLLFALVILASCNKNEARTELPDTFPPSLSGQNSDRPTPPPLRGGAHTDIPDLSGAKVIIPDMVKGKWKSVKLMLENKKTHEITEHPVNLGEIWNVPGSEIQVKVGVFLPDLIIQGTVFTSVSNELKNPAIHVVITEKGVELFEGWLFSLFPTMHPFEHDNFAITLKDVLAS
- a CDS encoding IS6 family transposase, producing MLSFKGCHFEKEIILLCTRWYLAYPLSYLHIEEMMEERGVDVDHSTINRWVLKFTPFIEKEFRKKKSPIGLSWRMDETYVSLKGEWRYLYRAVDKAGLTIDFILTAKRDRKAALRFLKKAIKFQKKPSKINIDKSGANKAGIRIYNQENRKRIKIRQCKYLNNIVEQDHHFIKNKIRPMLRFKSFRSASITLGGIETVHMIHKGQMKQRAGQHQTFAQQFYSLAA
- the serS gene encoding serine--tRNA ligase, producing MLALRDLREGLDFVRERIALRQIDISFDEWIGLDQRQRDLKRQIEGLKHKKNKASEQIAKYKRERTSIEPILKEMKQVSEEISGLETALKQTEGKINPFLLKLPNLPHASVPIGKNEADNPEVRRWGKPPSFSFQPLPHWEIGEQLNILDFERGAKITGARFALYKGWGARLERALINFMLDLHVNEHGYKEIIPPFIVNRESMTATGQLPKFEEDLYQLKDNDYFLIPTAEVPLTNIHRAETLTESQLPLSYVAYTPCFRREAGTYGNESRGLIRQHQFNKVELVTFSFPDESYDLLERLLSHAEEVLKRLGLHYRVVSLCTGDLGFASAKTYDIEVWLPSQGRYREISSCSNFEGFQARRARIRYRTREGKIAHLHTLNGSALAVGRTVVALLENYQQADGSVLIPECLRAYMGGLKAIEDS
- a CDS encoding diguanylate cyclase, with the protein product MKVKTLIIGNGDYESKQVKRLFDEMGNEAVLAASGRQGMQIASAQHPDLIILDLALHDISAIEVCRWAKLNMLTKKVPIIMLGGKKEIKERIVCIKEGAVDYIGKPVDQLEVKIRFDSFVREKLLSDALKIKEMEYNDLILNVDSLVIFDPVTGLVGKERFQSIIAKELKRASRYKSAFSCLIIDVNQGNKDNDSCGQGVSDVDLKAISEAIKEQVRAVDTLARNGEKGFMLLLTEQDQGTAVMIATAIAERIGKIPSERISTKEKELSVCIGISSMPDQGIKRAQGIIMCAEYALDKAKKTGEGRVQSARMMEVEKNPWPMKRQEGLPKEETSPRQDKTFC